In Scophthalmus maximus strain ysfricsl-2021 chromosome 21, ASM2237912v1, whole genome shotgun sequence, one genomic interval encodes:
- the chchd7 gene encoding coiled-coil-helix-coiled-coil-helix domain-containing protein 7 produces MEKKKEKKVRNQDSNPCIEESDDSRKCLDAYNYDKSMCSAYFHRYKNCRKYWHNVMIERRRDGVKPNMPTAAERQEMLAAIGGKPY; encoded by the exons atggaaaagaagaaagaaaaaaaagtccggAACCAGGACAGTAACCCGTGCATCGAG gaaagcGATGACTCCCGAAAGTGTCTGGACGCCTACAACTATGATAAGAGCATGTGTTCGGCCTATTTCCACAGATATAAGAACTGTAGGAAATACTGG CACAACGTAATGatagagaggagaagagacggggTGAAACCCAACATGCCCACGGCTGCGGAGAGGCAGGAGATGCTCGCTGCTATCGGAGGAAAACCGTACTGA
- the plag1 gene encoding zinc finger protein PLAG1, with translation MATGTQGHRDHILERAKLTPPAGRRRRAEGKPKKNFPCQECQKAFNSLEKLKVHSYSHTGERPYRCSHPDCTKAFVSKYKLLRHMATHSPEKNHKCSYCEKMFHRKDHLKNHLHTHDPYKEAFGCQECGKSYNTKLGFKRHLALHAANSGDLTCQVCLQPFPSTGILLEHLKTHAGKSSGGTKEKKHRCEHCERRFYTRKDVRRHMVVHTGRKDFLCQYCAQRFGRKDHLTRHMKKSHPQELLRVKTEPADSLEPIVYDLAPGDIKGELPGMLTPRPHQLNMYTGPGLDAEPFPAHAHPFSLKYPLGSNFTSYAVSSQEREQNLKGELESYLMELQSSMPSSSSAPQDPQLSSSKLELEPQVGGLEGAGEEGSLSKMSSSVAAAAAAAAAAAAGDSLASSSSLMDFSQLFNFLPLNGPPYNQAGGSGGQGVAYQPSEEPAPLVQLPPQSSEGPEAAESNPLQGLPSSFISNLSTPTTLPRFHQAFQ, from the exons ATGGCCACAGGAACCCAGGGCCACCGCGACCACATCTTGGAGAGGGCCAAGCTCACACCACCCGCGGGGCGGCGCCGGAGAGCCGAGGGGAAGCCGAAGAAGAACTTCCCCTGCCAGGAGTGTCAGAAGGCCTTCAACAGTCTGGAGAAGTTGAAGGTGCACTCGTACTCCCACACGGGGGAACGACCCTACCGCTGCTCCCACCCCGACTGCACCAAGGCGTTCGTCTCCAAATACAAGCTGCTACG GCATATGGCAACGCACTCGccagaaaaaaaccacaagTGTTCATACTGTGAGAAAATGTTCCACCGCAAGGATCACTTAAAGAACCACCTGCACACTCACGACCCGTACAAGGAGGCGTTCGGCTGCCAGGAGTGCGGCAAGAGCTACAACACCAAGCTGGGCTTCAAGCGCCACCTCGCCCTCCACGCCGCCAACAGCGGGGACCTCACCTGCCAAGTGTGCCTGCAGCCATTCCCGAGCACCGGGATCCTCCTAGAGCACCTCAAGACGCACGCCGGCAAGTCCTCCGGCGGGACCAAAGAGAAGAAGCATCGCTGCGAGCACTGCGAGCGGCGGTTCTACACGCGGAAAGACGTGCGACGCCACATGGTGGTGCACACGGGACGCAAGGACTTCCTCTGCCAGTACTGTGCCCAGCGCTTCGGCAGGAAGGACCACCTGACGCGCCACATGAAGAAGAGCCACCCGCAGGAGCTGCTGAGGGTGAAAACCGAGCCGGCCGACTCGCTGGAGCCCATCGTCTACGACCTGGCTCCCGGGGACATCAAGGGTGAGCTCCCGGGAATGCTGACGCCGCGGCCGCACCAGCTCAACATGTACACCGGCCCCGGCCTGGACGCCGAGCCCTTCCCCGCCCACGCGCACCCCTTTTCTCTAAAGTACCCGCTGGGCTCCAACTTTACCTCATACGCCGTCTCCTCGCAGGAGCGGGAGCAGAATCTAAAGGGAGAACTGGAGAGCTACCTGATGGAGCTGCAGAGCAGCAtgccctcctcgtcctctgcgCCCCAAGACCCCCaactctcctcctccaaacTCGAGTTGGAGCCTCAAGTGGGCGGGCTGGAGGGGGCGGGCGAGGAGGGGTCCCTGTCCAAAATGTCCTCCtcggtggcagcagcagccgccgccgccgctgccgccgccgcaggCGACTCTCtggcctcgtcctcctccctgatGGACTTCTCGCAGCTTTTCAACTTCCTCCCGCTCAACGGGCCTCCGTACAACCAGGCGGGGGGCAGCGGCGGCCAGGGCGTCGCCTACCAGCCCAGCGAAGAGCCCGCGCCCCTCGTCCAGCTGCCGCCCCAGTCCTCCGAGGGCCCGGAGGCCGCAGAGAGTAATCCTCTCCAAgggctcccctcctccttcataTCCAACCTGAGCACACCCACCACACTGCCCCGCTTCCACCAAGCTTTTCAGTGA
- the mos gene encoding proto-oncogene serine/threonine-protein kinase mos, with amino-acid sequence MPSPIPVTRLLPKDIYPSLDLGTCSSPLTRPSHGGATSLQVPVQRPHGRVASRLWSSVIHWKELRCVRPVGSGGFGSVYRAEYLGQTVALKRVKKCAKNKLASRQSFWAELNAAHLRHGNVVRVIAATTCVPADFGDEGSIGTVLMEYVGSRDLQQVIYGCAELGEDRWLRYAADIARGLSFLHAHGVVHLDIKPANVLVSDADVCKIVDFGCSVKLDRGCDAGAVAPHLSHVGGTYTHRAPELLKGEAVSPEADIFSFGITLWQLATREQPYTGDRQHVVYAVVAHDLRPSVRAHPVFGTARGRLCATLLGRCWSGDARCRPSAQELLPHLEQLRSSRT; translated from the coding sequence ATGCCCTCTCCGATTCCCGTGACGCGCCTGCTGCCCAAAGACATCTACCCGTCGCTGGACCTGGGGACGTGCAGCAGCCCGCTGACCAGACCCTCCCACGGCGGCGCCACCAGCCTGCAGGTGCCCGTGCAGCGGCCGCACGGCAGGGTCGCCAGCCGGCTCTGGTCCTCCGTGATCCACTGGAAGGAGCTGCGCTGCGTGCGGCCCGTGGGCTCCGGCGGCTTCGGCTCCGTCTACAGGGCGGAGTACCTCGGGCAGACCGTGGCGCTGAAGCGCGTCAAGAAGTGCGCCAAGAACAAGCTGGCGTCGCGGCAGAGCTTCTGGGCCGAGCTGAACGCGGCGCACCTGCGCCACGGCAACGTCGTGCGCGTCATCGCGGCCACCACCTGCGTGCCGGCGGACTTCGGCGATGAGGGCAGCATCGGCACGGTGCTGATGGAGTACGTCGGGAGCCGCGACCTGCAGCAGGTCATCTACGGGTGCGCGGAGCTGGGCGAGGACCGGTGGCTGCGCTACGCCGCGGACATTGCGCGCGGCCTGAGCTTCCTCCACGCGCACGGCGTCGTGCACCTGGACATCAAGCCCGCCAACGTGCTGGTGTCCGACGCGGACGTGTGCAAAATAGTGGACTTCGGCTGCTCCGTCAAGCTGGACCGAGGGTGCGACGCGGGCGCCGTCGCGCCGCACCTGAGCCACGTGGGCGGCACGTACACGCACCGGGCGCCGGAGCTGCTGAAGGGCGAGGCGGTGTCGCCCGAGGCGGACATCTTCTCCTTCGGGATCACCCTGTGGCAGCTGGCCACCAGGGAGCAGCCGTACACCGGCGACCGGCAGCACGTGGTGTACGCGGTGGTGGCGCACGACCTGCGGCCGTCCGTGCGGGCTCACCCGGTGTTCGGCACGGCGCGCGGCCGCCTGTGCGCGACTCTGCTGGGCCGGTGCTGGAGCGGCGACGCGCGCTGCAGACCCAGCGCCCAGGAGCTGCTGCCTCACCTGGAGCAGCTGCGCTCCTCCCGGACATGA
- the steap2 gene encoding metalloreductase STEAP2: MDSISMMSSSRSHVFLTGASSSSSSSSHHLHHAQQACFLPNGMKNGGVGDAGGAACPPAQPAVAVLGSGDFAKCLSIRLLRRGFHVVVGSRQPKLAAQAFPHVVDVTHHEDAVGKARVVFLAIRREHYSVLWDLKHLLEGKILVDVSNNRRVNQYPESNAEYLASLLPDSVVVKGFNVISAWAMQQSCPKDASTQVFICSDSVEARQQVMELARQLNFQPVDMGALSSSRDIENMPVRLFPGWRGPVLAAVALSIFFFAYSFVRDVIHPYVKHKQSDFYKIPMEIVNRTLPTVAITLLALVYLAGQLAAAHQLYYGTKYRHFPRWLEGWLQSRKQMGLLSFFLAAVHVLYSLCLPMRRSERYLLLNTAYQQVHANVENAWNEEEVWRVEMYVSFGIMSLGLLSLLAVTSIPSVHSALNWREFSFIQSTLGYIALLIATLHGLLFGWKRAFEEEAYRFYLPPSFVVSLALPVCVILGKVATLLPCVARKLHRIRRGVDSSQHRCQRLEPVGSAAHVSPERVTIM; the protein is encoded by the exons ATGGACTCCATCTCcatgatgagcagcagcaggagccacGTGTTCCTCACcggcgcctcctcctcctcctcctcctcctctcaccacctccaccacgcCCAGCAGGCCTGTTTCCTGCCCAACGGCATGAAGAACGGGGGAGTCGGGGACGCCGGGGGCGCCGCCTGCCCGCCCGCCCAGCCCGCGGTGGCCGTCCTGGGCTCGGGCGACTTCGCCAAGTGCCTGTCCATCCGCCTGCTGCGCCGCGGCTTCCACGTGGTGGTGGGCAGCCGCCAGCCCAAGCTGGCCGCCCAGGCGTTCCCCCACGTGGTGGACGTGACGCACCACGAGGACGCCGTGGGCAAGGCCCGCGTCGTGTTCCTGGCGATCCGCCGCGAGCACTACTCCGTGCTGTGGGACCTCAAACACCTCCTGGAAG GAAAGATCCTGGTGGACGTGAGCAACAACCGGAGGGTGAACCAGTATCCGGAGTCCAACGCCGAGTACCTGGCCTCGCTGCTGCCCGACTCCGTCGTGGTCAAGGGCTTCAACGTCATCTCGGCGTGGGCCATGCAGCAGAGCTGCCCCAAAGACGCCAGCACGCAG GTGTTCATCTGCAGTGACTCGGTGGAGGCCCGGCAGCAGGTCATGGAGTTGGCCCGCCAGCTCAACTTCCAGCCCGTGGACATGGGCGCCCTGTCGTCCTCGCGCGACATCGAGAACATGCCCGTGCGGCTGTTCCCCGGCTGGAGGGGCCCCGTGCTGGCCGCCGTGGcgctctccatcttcttcttcgcctACTCCTTCGTGCGGGACGTCATCCACCCGTACGTGAAGCACAAGCAGAGCGACTTCTACAAGATCCCCATGGAGATCGTGAACCGGACGCTGCCCACCGTCGCCATCACCCTCCTGGCGCTGGTCTACCTGGCGGGCCAGCTGGCCGCCGCCCACCAGCTCTACTACGGCACCAAGTACAGGCATTTCCCGCGCTGGCTGGAGGGCTGGCTGCAGAGCCGCAAACAGATGGGCCTCCTCAGCTTCTTCCTGGCCGCCGTCCACGTCCTCTACAGCCTCTGTCTGCCCATGAGGAGGTCGGAGAGGTACCTGCTGCTGAACACCGCCTACCAGCAG GTCCACGCCAACGTGGAGAACGCCTGgaacgaggaggaggtgtggcGGGTGGAGATGTACGTCTCCTTCGGCATCATGAGCCTCGGCCTGCTGTCGCTCTTGGCCGTCACGTCCATTCCGTCGGTGCACAGCGCGCTCAACTGGAGGGAGTTCAGCTTCATACAG TCCACTCTGGGCTACATCGCCCTGCTCATCGCGACCCTCCACGGCCTGCTGTTCGGCTGGAAGCGGGCCTTCGAGGAGGAGGCCTACCGCTTCTACCTGCCCCCCAGCTTCGTGGTGTCGCTGGCCCTGCCCGTGTGCGTGATCCTGGGCAAGGTGGCGACGCTGCTCCCCTGCGTCGCGCGCAAGCTCCACCGGATCCGCCGGGGCGTGGACAGCAGCCAGCACCGGTGCCAGCGGCTGGAGCCCGTGGGCTCGGCGGCCCACGTCTCGCCCGAGCGAGTCACCATCATGTGA